Proteins found in one Oribacterium sp. oral taxon 102 genomic segment:
- the dnaA gene encoding chromosomal replication initiator protein DnaA, with protein sequence MTEFEIINSKWTEILSHMKEENSIMDVSFNTWLLPMEPFDLIDHELIIVIPETGYIKLIEKKYMIFLMASIEEVTGIPVKIRFLLEEDAQKLHEKQLKKKPSGNDFLQALLDANLNPRYTFDTFVVGSSNNLAHAASLAVAESPGDIYNPLYIYGGAGLGKTHLMHSIAQFILKNNPAAKIRYVTSETFINEFVDSIRNKNNLSPAEFRRKYRELDVLLIDDIQFIIGKEGTQEEFFHTFNTLYESKKQIIIASDKPPRDIDNLEDRLRSRFEVGLTVDIQMPDYETRKAILRKKEELENYNIDDEVITYIATNIKSNVRELEGALTKIVAMSRLEKKNITLDLAEKLLRDHITPDGPKEVTPQLIIETVAEHFSLTTIELASQRKNKEIVFPRQIAMFLCRELTDAPLKTVGDLLGGRDHTTIMHGHDKISTELSTNTQLQSTVETLKKKISP encoded by the coding sequence ATGACAGAATTTGAAATCATAAACAGCAAATGGACCGAGATTCTGAGTCATATGAAGGAAGAAAACAGCATCATGGACGTTTCCTTCAATACCTGGCTCCTTCCCATGGAGCCCTTCGATCTGATCGACCATGAGCTGATCATTGTGATCCCGGAAACCGGCTATATCAAGCTAATCGAAAAGAAATATATGATCTTCCTGATGGCAAGCATAGAGGAGGTTACCGGCATTCCCGTGAAAATTCGCTTCCTATTAGAAGAGGATGCCCAAAAGCTTCACGAGAAGCAGCTTAAGAAGAAGCCCTCCGGCAATGACTTCCTGCAGGCGCTGCTGGATGCAAATCTGAATCCCCGCTATACCTTCGATACCTTCGTTGTCGGCTCCTCCAATAATCTCGCCCATGCGGCGAGCCTTGCTGTCGCGGAATCTCCGGGAGACATCTACAATCCGCTCTATATTTACGGCGGCGCCGGACTCGGCAAGACGCATCTGATGCATTCGATCGCACAGTTCATCCTGAAAAATAACCCGGCAGCGAAGATCCGTTACGTGACTTCAGAAACCTTCATCAATGAATTTGTCGATTCCATTCGAAATAAAAACAACCTTTCCCCTGCGGAATTCCGGCGGAAGTATCGGGAGCTGGATGTGCTCCTGATCGACGATATCCAGTTCATCATCGGTAAGGAAGGAACACAGGAGGAGTTCTTCCATACCTTTAATACGCTCTATGAGAGCAAAAAACAGATCATCATCGCCTCTGATAAGCCGCCGCGGGATATCGACAATCTGGAGGACAGGCTTCGTTCCCGCTTCGAGGTCGGACTCACCGTTGATATACAGATGCCGGACTATGAGACCAGAAAGGCAATTCTCCGCAAAAAAGAGGAGCTGGAAAACTACAATATCGATGATGAGGTCATCACCTATATCGCAACCAATATTAAATCCAATGTCCGGGAGCTTGAGGGCGCGCTGACCAAGATCGTCGCCATGTCCCGTCTGGAAAAGAAGAACATTACGCTGGATCTCGCAGAGAAGCTGCTCCGCGACCACATCACGCCGGACGGGCCAAAAGAGGTCACGCCGCAGCTCATCATAGAAACTGTCGCCGAGCATTTCAGCCTGACTACCATTGAACTCGCTTCGCAGCGAAAAAATAAGGAAATCGTATTTCCCCGACAGATCGCAATGTTTCTCTGCCGTGAGCTGACAGATGCTCCGCTGAAAACGGTCGGCGACCTGCTGGGTGGAAGAGATCATACTACGATCATGCACGGACACGATAAGATATCCACAGAGTTGTCCACAAATACACAGTTGCAATCCACAGTTGAGACTTTAAAGAAAAAAATATCTCCCTGA
- the rpmH gene encoding 50S ribosomal protein L34, with protein sequence MHKGKMTFQPKTRQRAKVHGFRARMATAGGRKVLAARRAKGRAKLAV encoded by the coding sequence ATGCATAAGGGAAAAATGACGTTCCAGCCTAAGACCAGACAGAGAGCGAAGGTTCATGGCTTCAGAGCCAGGATGGCTACAGCAGGCGGAAGAAAGGTTCTCGCTGCCAGAAGAGCGAAGGGCAGAGCGAAGCTTGCCGTATAA
- the recF gene encoding DNA replication/repair protein RecF (All proteins in this family for which functions are known are DNA-binding proteins that assist the filamentation of RecA onto DNA for the initiation of recombination or recombinational repair.), whose translation MIIEAIELQDYRNYDSLSLRLNPGTNIFYGDNAQGKTNLLEAVFMASTSKSYRMSRDRDLIRFGAEEAHIKMTVRKRGVPYRIDLHLKKNKTKGIAIDEVPIRKASELFGIANVVCFSPEDLSLIKDGPAMRRRFLDLELCQLDRLYLHDLTCYNRVLNQRNRLLRDILYKPSLQDTLSAWDKELTDYGGRIIEARARFIERLGRRTAELHSSLSGGRERLILSYEQSVSAAEFGEKLTAIRAAELRQHISLLGPHRDDIRFMINERDIRKFGSQGQQRTAALSLKLSEIELVRELLDDSPILLLDDVLSELDSKRQNYLLKTLRDTQNIITCTGLDDFIENRFHIDALFRVEEGRVEMGMETMPQKTGQSRKT comes from the coding sequence ATGATTATCGAGGCCATTGAACTACAGGACTACCGCAATTATGACTCGCTTTCTCTCCGCCTGAATCCCGGTACGAATATTTTCTACGGGGACAATGCGCAGGGAAAGACGAATCTGCTGGAAGCGGTTTTCATGGCATCGACCTCGAAATCCTATCGGATGAGCCGGGATCGGGACCTGATCCGCTTCGGTGCGGAAGAAGCGCATATCAAGATGACAGTCCGAAAACGCGGCGTACCGTATCGTATCGATCTGCATCTCAAGAAAAATAAGACGAAGGGCATCGCTATTGATGAGGTTCCGATCAGGAAAGCGTCCGAGCTCTTCGGCATCGCCAATGTGGTCTGCTTTTCTCCGGAGGATCTGAGTCTTATCAAGGATGGGCCGGCGATGCGGCGGCGTTTTCTGGATCTGGAGCTTTGTCAGCTGGACAGACTCTACCTTCATGATCTGACATGCTACAATCGGGTTCTGAATCAGAGAAACAGGCTGCTTCGGGATATCCTGTACAAGCCTTCTCTTCAGGATACGCTGTCAGCATGGGACAAGGAGCTGACAGATTACGGAGGCAGGATTATCGAAGCGCGGGCGCGTTTTATCGAGCGGCTCGGACGGAGGACGGCGGAGCTTCATTCCAGCCTGAGCGGCGGACGGGAGCGTCTGATCCTGTCCTATGAACAGAGCGTTTCCGCTGCGGAGTTCGGGGAAAAGCTCACGGCGATCCGCGCTGCGGAGCTCAGACAGCATATTTCCCTGCTCGGTCCCCACCGGGACGACATTCGCTTCATGATCAATGAGAGGGATATCCGGAAGTTCGGCTCGCAGGGACAGCAAAGAACGGCGGCGCTGTCTCTGAAGCTCTCGGAGATCGAGCTGGTCAGGGAGCTTCTGGATGACAGTCCGATTTTGCTTCTGGATGATGTACTTTCGGAGCTTGACAGTAAGCGGCAGAACTATCTTCTGAAAACCCTGCGGGATACCCAAAATATCATCACCTGTACCGGTCTGGACGACTTCATAGAGAATCGTTTTCATATTGACGCGCTGTTCCGGGTAGAGGAGGGCAGGGTAGAAATGGGAATGGAAACCATGCCGCAGAAAACGGGACAGAGCCGCAAAACTTGA
- the yidD gene encoding membrane protein insertion efficiency factor YidD: MVSKALIVFIRLYQRFLSPMKGFAHCKYTPTCSQYAIEAIKKYGCVKGTLLAGWRLLRCNPFSKGGYDPVP, encoded by the coding sequence ATGGTATCGAAGGCATTGATTGTTTTTATCCGGCTATACCAGAGATTTTTGTCTCCGATGAAGGGCTTCGCACACTGTAAATACACGCCGACCTGTTCTCAATACGCCATTGAGGCAATCAAAAAGTACGGCTGTGTAAAAGGAACATTGCTGGCAGGATGGAGGCTGCTTCGCTGCAATCCATTCTCCAAAGGCGGATATGATCCTGTTCCCTAA
- the rnpA gene encoding ribonuclease P protein component, with product MRRFPSIKKNREFQNIYHEARSYANRLLVMYVKKRDGEGSRIGVSCSKKIGNSVVRHTVTRRLREIFRLNRERLATGADIIVVVRRNAETASYQDLEKAYLELCGRHHIILLN from the coding sequence ATGAGAAGGTTCCCCTCTATTAAGAAGAACAGAGAATTTCAGAATATTTATCACGAGGCGAGATCTTATGCGAACCGGCTGCTCGTGATGTATGTGAAGAAACGGGACGGAGAGGGAAGCCGTATCGGGGTTTCGTGTTCGAAGAAGATCGGAAATTCGGTCGTGCGGCATACGGTAACACGAAGACTCCGGGAAATATTCCGCTTGAACAGAGAAAGGCTGGCGACAGGGGCAGACATCATCGTCGTCGTCCGCAGGAACGCGGAGACGGCAAGCTATCAGGATCTCGAGAAAGCGTATCTCGAGCTATGCGGCAGGCATCATATCATATTATTGAATTGA
- the dnaN gene encoding DNA polymerase III subunit beta yields the protein MKLKFQKNDLVSAINIVMKAVPAKSTMPVMECILLDASREQIRLVGNDTEFGIETICKGEILEAGKVALDAKLFSEIVRRLPQSEELSLDIETDERNVTVIRCENSVFKISGKDGNEFTMLPNIDRNQSVSLSQFTLKTIINQTIFSIAANDSNKKMTGELFEVSEDTLIVTSLDGHRISIRRTKLNDHYEKQKAIVPGKALNEISKILTGGVYDEVVLYFSRNHILFAFNDTVVVSRLIDGEYFHVAQMLSEDYETKVQVNRKQLMDSIERSTIFVRDNDKQPLVFKIEDGVLGLRISTDLGRMDAELPIRKTGKDLMIGFNPRFLVDALRNIEEEEVSLYMSIPRSPLFIRDDKGSYNYMILPVNFNADAI from the coding sequence ATGAAACTGAAATTCCAGAAAAATGACCTCGTATCCGCTATCAATATCGTAATGAAGGCAGTTCCTGCAAAATCAACCATGCCTGTCATGGAATGTATCCTGCTGGACGCTTCACGGGAGCAGATCCGTCTGGTGGGAAATGACACGGAATTCGGAATCGAAACGATATGCAAGGGAGAGATTCTCGAAGCGGGCAAGGTCGCGCTGGATGCGAAGCTTTTTTCCGAAATTGTCCGCAGACTTCCGCAGAGTGAGGAGCTGTCCCTTGATATAGAGACGGATGAGAGGAATGTGACAGTAATCCGCTGCGAAAACTCTGTTTTCAAAATCTCCGGCAAGGACGGTAATGAATTTACCATGCTGCCGAATATTGATCGAAATCAATCGGTTTCCCTGTCACAGTTTACGCTGAAAACTATCATTAACCAGACAATATTCTCGATCGCCGCGAATGATTCGAATAAGAAAATGACCGGAGAGCTCTTCGAGGTTTCAGAGGATACCCTGATTGTGACCTCTCTGGACGGACATCGGATCTCCATCCGGAGGACGAAGCTGAATGATCACTATGAGAAGCAGAAGGCGATTGTCCCCGGAAAGGCGCTGAATGAGATTTCGAAGATCCTGACCGGCGGTGTCTATGACGAAGTTGTGCTGTATTTTTCCCGAAATCATATCCTTTTTGCATTCAATGATACCGTTGTGGTTTCCCGTTTAATTGACGGAGAATATTTCCATGTGGCGCAGATGCTTTCTGAGGACTATGAAACGAAGGTGCAGGTAAATCGAAAGCAGCTCATGGATTCCATCGAGCGTTCGACCATTTTTGTCCGTGATAACGATAAGCAGCCTCTGGTTTTCAAGATCGAGGATGGTGTGCTCGGTCTTAGGATCAGTACAGATCTCGGACGGATGGATGCGGAGCTTCCGATCCGGAAAACCGGAAAAGATCTGATGATAGGCTTCAATCCGAGATTTCTCGTGGATGCGCTCCGAAATATAGAGGAGGAGGAGGTTTCCCTTTATATGTCTATTCCACGCTCGCCGTTGTTTATTCGGGACGATAAGGGAAGCTATAATTATATGATCCTGCCGGTCAATTTCAATGCGGACGCGATCTGA